Below is a genomic region from Patescibacteria group bacterium.
TCATATTCAAGCTGATAGAGCCAATCAAAATAATGTTTTCTTTCCAGATCGTTAGAAATTTTACCCCCTTGGTGCCCCATATTGGCCGTAACGTAGCGGTTGGAAATGACTATTTTGCCTTCGGCCAACCAGGTTTTTATTTTAAAGCTGGCGTCATAGCGGTCGCAAGCGTAAAAAATAGAAGCCCGGTACGGCCCGACTTCTTCCGGACTGCCGTATTTTCCGGAAAGATATTCCTCAACCATGCCGGCAGATTTAGTGTTATATTGGGGAAAATCGGCGATAGCCACGTTAAAACCGGCCCGCCAGAGTTTTTCAGCTAAAAGCTGGGTTTGCGTGGCTTTGCCCGAGCCGTCGGTGCCGTCTATAACGATAAATTTTCCGCGTTGTTTTTCCATGTTTTTAGATAAGAAAAGAGCGCTTTTTAAGCACTCCTCCTTTATTAAATATCCTGATTATAATCTAGCTGTTTAAAATGATTTGGTCAATCTGCTTGTATAAATCCTCCAGGCTGCCATTATTATTTATTTCCAGGTCGGCCTTAGCCATTACCATCGGAATTTCGGCGTCGGCTTCTTTATTATGGTCTTCTAAAAATTGTTCAAAAGTTTTATCAGCGTCGTCGGGATTTTCTTTGCGTAAAACAATTCTTTGATATCTTATTTTCGGATCGGCCGCGATGCGGACTAATTTAAAATTTCCCATTTCAGCTAAATATTTTATGTCCACCAGCCTTCTTACTCCGTCAACCGCGACAATTTTATTTTTATCATTGGCTACGTCGCTGGCCATAACTTTAGCGATAATATCTTCGCCGAAATATTGCCTTAGAGCCGTAGAA
It encodes:
- a CDS encoding AAA family ATPase, whose translation is MENKKIILGFVGLLAAGKGTTVKYLKEKHGASPYRFSTMLRDVLKRLYIPDARENMQFISTALRQYFGEDIIAKVMASDVANDKNKIVAVDGVRRLVDIKYLAEMGNFKLVRIAADPKIRYQRIVLRKENPDDADKTFEQFLEDHNKEADAEIPMVMAKADLEINNNGSLEDLYKQIDQIILNS